ATGTCGATGGGAAGCTTGGCGCATCTTTCACTCCACCTTCGGTTTCGCTTGTGACAACACCGGAATTCATGCTCGGAGCAACTCCGGCTACTGTCAAGGGACAGCCTCAGTTGCACTTCAAAGGAAAGATCCGCGAAGTCGAAGTCTACGACTGGATTCTGCCGGAAAGCCGATTCATCGACGACCCAGCGCCCGTGAAACTGCCGGACCTCAGCGGCAAATTTTTCCAGGCATCTACCGCGGCCGTGCAACCCGGCGAAACGATCAGCGTCGTCTATGAAATTCAGAATGAAGGCGAATCGCGAGCCGACAGCTTCAAAGTAAACTTTTACGTCAGCGACGACGGCCTGATCACGCCGGACGATATTCTGCTGCATACGGCCAACATCTCCGGACTTGACGCCGAAGGTTCAACTGGCCGGCGGACTGCACCGCTGACTTTGCCAGCGGACTTCAGCAGTCTGGACGATTTCTTCACGATCGGAATGCTGGTCGACGCGGCCGACGACATTTCGGAAAGCGATGAGAGCAATAACTCCAACGTTGGAGTCGGGCTGGACAAGATGACGCTCGACCTGGACACCACGACCGATTCGCCGCTGCCGCCGACGTCGCCACCAGCCGATCTGACAGTCACCGGCACCAACAATCAGCAGCCCACCTTCCGATGGGAGGCCGTTGCGAATGCTGATCGATACGAACTGTGGGTCTTCAATCTCGACACCGGACATCGTGTCATTCACCAAACCAGCCTCCGCACAACCTCGTTTCAACCGTCGCAGGACATCTCACGCGGACGGACCGTTGTGTGGGTCCGAGCCGGCAATGCGGCAGGCTGGGGCACGTGGAGTAACGCCGAACGAATCTTTATCGGGCTGCAGCCGCCCGGACAGGTAGAAGTTTATGCATCAGCCAGCGTCAGCGAACCACGTCCTCCCCTGTCGTGGAGCATCGATCCGAGTGCTCAGCGGTACGAACTGTGGGTGAATCATGTGAGTACGGGAAATCTGGCGATCCACAAAACCGATCTCACGTCGGCCACGTTCACTCCGGAGGTCAATCTGGAATCGGGAACGTATCGCATGTGGGTTCGAGCCATCAATGAAGCCGGCTTTGGCAAGTGGAGTCGCCCTGCAGACTTCACCGTCACCGCGTCCACGGCTCCGCAGACACCGTCGCTGACGACGACGTTCCGAGTCAACACTCCGCGGCCGGAATTTTCCTGGGAAGGCAGCACCGATGCCGATGTGTACGAACTCTGGGTACACGACCTGGCAACTGGTCAGAAGATTATTCACCGCAACGACCTGCATTCAGAAACCTACGTCCCCACCTTCGACCTGAACGGCGGCGAATACCGTTACTGGGTTCGTGCGGGCAACTCAGTCGGCTGGAGCGAATGGAGTGCTCCACGTGACGTGCAGGTTGGCACTCCGCCAACACAGGTCGTGCTCACAGAAGTGACTAACCTGCCCAACGGGCGCGCAGAAATTTCGTGGCAGGCCGCAACAACAGCGGACACGTACGAACTGTGGGTTAACAATTCAGACACCGGTCAACTGGTGCTGCACGAACGTAATCTGACGGCAACTTCGTTCGAGTCCAACAGTCCTCTTCCAGCCGGCACCTACACAGTCTGGGTGCGGGCGCATAACGAATCCGGTCCCGGACGGTGGAGTGATTCGTTGAAGTTCGAGGTCACGACAAATTCCAGCCTGCCCGCAGTCACCTTCGGCTCGCAGCCATTGTCAGGCAGCACGACATTTGATGCACATGTCCGCTGGAATTCAGTATTCGGCGGGACACGCTATGAGTTCCGTATTGAAGGCATCCGAGCCAACAACATCGAATACCAATATTCCAGCACCACTGATCAGACAATGGTGATGGTTGACATGGAAGCAGCAGGCCTGCGGGTTGGCGAATACTCTCTGCAGGTCCGAGCCATCCGCAATGCGACAGTTGGCACATGGAGTTCACCGCTGAAGTTCTACTACCCAGGCAAATGGCCCGTACAGGCCTACAACGGCTGGATTCTGGGACGTAATACCGACTAATATCTCAGCACTCGTACAACACCAATTCCGAACGGCATCTGCAACGTACAGGCGAACAATTGCCTGTGCGTTGCCGGCATCTACGGCCGAAAGAAATCAAATGAACCAGGACGACATCTTTCTCAAGGCATCCGAAATTACCGACGCGGCAGAACGAGCCGCATACGTGAATGATGTCTGCGCCGGAAATGCCGAACTCGAACAGCGAGTCACAGCACTGCTAAAGGCAGACGAAGAAGCCAGTCGGTTTCTTGACACGCCCGCTATGTCCGACGTCAGAGCTCAGGTCCGGGAACTGCGGGAAGGTAGCAACGACCCGGCAGTTGATGGAGAGCTGGCGGGGCCATCCGACGAGACGACAATTGAACAGTGTGCCGTCCCGAATCAGAACGCCGCCGACGAAGTCGAAGATGAGTTCCGCAGGCACCTGTTGCCGGGAACTCGTGCGGGATGGCTGGGTCGACTGGGGCACTATGAAATCGAAGAAATACTCGGGCACGGGGCGTTCGGTGTAGTCGCCAAAGCGTTCGACGAAAAACTGCATCGCGTGGTCGCGATCAAGATGCTTCGTCCCGAACTGGCGACCACGTCACCGCCCCGCAAGAGATTTCTCCGCGAAGCTCGCACCGCTGCCGCGATTACTCACGAAAACGTAGTCGGCATCTACGCCGTCGAAGAAGAACCGGTGCCGTACATTGCGATGGAATACGTGCCCGGCCCAACGCTTCAGGCCCGACTGAACGAGCAGGGACCACTGGAAGTGCAGGAAGTACTGCGCATCGCAATGCAGATCGCACAAGGGCTTTCGGCCGCGCACAAAGTGAAGTTGATTCACCGCGACATTAAGCCCGGCAATGTGCTGCTAGCCTGTGATCCGGCCGACCGTGTCAAAATCTCTGACTTCGGACTCGCCCGAGCCGTCGACGACGCCAGCCTGACGTCCAGTGGTGTCATCGCCGGGACACCGTTGTACATGGCACCAGAACAGGCGCGCGGCGAAAAACTGGATCACCGAGCCGACTTGTTCAGCCTTGGCAGTGTCATGTACCAAATGGTCAGTGGCCGACCACCATTTCGGGCAGCCAACACGATCGCCGTGCTAAAACGCGTGTGCGAAGACACGCCTCGGGACATTCAGGATGTCATCCCAGACACGCCGCTTTGGCTTTGCGCCATCATTGTTCGGCTTCTGGAAAAGAACCCGGACAATCGCTACCAGAGCGCAGACCAAGTCGCCGAGCTTCTGACTCGCTGTCAGCAGGAACTACAAGCGAATGAAGTGGTCACCTGTGTGCCTGGAGCCAAACGGACGCCAGCGAAATCCTCGGATTCAACGCGGTCGGCGGAGAGAATTCCTTTGAGAAAACCAGCCGTGGGTTGGCTTGCCGCGCTGCTGACGATCGCAGCGATCATCCCGCTGACCTACAAGGCTTTCAAGGCCGAATCGACGACGAGTTCTACGATGTCGACTGACGCCACTGTTCCTGATCGTGAACAAGTGACGGACGTATCTGGAACAAGCAACCATTCGACTCCATCCGACCAAGACATCATCGATTTCATCCGGTCAACCGGAGGCCGATTGACGCTCGGCGAACCGCCACTGGCAGGAACCAGTTTGACGGCAATGAAGAATCCTCAACCACTGTCAACTTCAGTCGCCCATTTTGATTTTCGCAGGTCGAAACTCAACATCGCCAAAGTCTTCGGAGATGAACAGCTTAAGCAGTTTGCGGAACAGATGAAGGGCCGACCGGACATCAAAGTTGGCGTGCTTAACCTCGCCGGTACGGAAATCACCAATGCCGGATTGCTGACGTTAAAAGAACTTCCGATTGAGGAGCTCCTGCTTTCAAGCACGAAAGTCGAGTGCGATAAAATTGCGGACGAGCTATCTAGGTTTCCAGTTCAGGACTGGGATTTTGGCGACCGACTGAGTTCAAAGGGGTTATCCAGGTTTTCCAGCAATCCGCACGTCCGAGGTTTATCGCTGGATAGCAAAGTCATTGGCACGCAATCACTTTCGCTGTTTGTGAATTCGGACCTGCGTCGCCTCCAGATTTACGGCCGCAACAATCGTCCACTACCGATGGCAGACCAGTTTCGTCGCATTCCGAAGTTGACTGACCTCTATCTGCCCGGGTGGCTACATCTGCCCGAAGGGAACATGAGCAAACAGCAACTCAGCGAATTACGAAGAGTACTTTCGAAAACAACGGTTCATACCGCCAACTATTATGATCGGTTGCCTTCCCCTCCCGAGTATCCGGAAACAGATTTCGAGATACTCTCATTGGTGGA
This DNA window, taken from Fuerstiella marisgermanici, encodes the following:
- a CDS encoding serine/threonine-protein kinase, with product MNQDDIFLKASEITDAAERAAYVNDVCAGNAELEQRVTALLKADEEASRFLDTPAMSDVRAQVRELREGSNDPAVDGELAGPSDETTIEQCAVPNQNAADEVEDEFRRHLLPGTRAGWLGRLGHYEIEEILGHGAFGVVAKAFDEKLHRVVAIKMLRPELATTSPPRKRFLREARTAAAITHENVVGIYAVEEEPVPYIAMEYVPGPTLQARLNEQGPLEVQEVLRIAMQIAQGLSAAHKVKLIHRDIKPGNVLLACDPADRVKISDFGLARAVDDASLTSSGVIAGTPLYMAPEQARGEKLDHRADLFSLGSVMYQMVSGRPPFRAANTIAVLKRVCEDTPRDIQDVIPDTPLWLCAIIVRLLEKNPDNRYQSADQVAELLTRCQQELQANEVVTCVPGAKRTPAKSSDSTRSAERIPLRKPAVGWLAALLTIAAIIPLTYKAFKAESTTSSTMSTDATVPDREQVTDVSGTSNHSTPSDQDIIDFIRSTGGRLTLGEPPLAGTSLTAMKNPQPLSTSVAHFDFRRSKLNIAKVFGDEQLKQFAEQMKGRPDIKVGVLNLAGTEITNAGLLTLKELPIEELLLSSTKVECDKIADELSRFPVQDWDFGDRLSSKGLSRFSSNPHVRGLSLDSKVIGTQSLSLFVNSDLRRLQIYGRNNRPLPMADQFRRIPKLTDLYLPGWLHLPEGNMSKQQLSELRRVLSKTTVHTANYYDRLPSPPEYPETDFEILSLVESVGGRINQYRNGGLVELQRGDNPSLSAGTININLWNKPEFTDSMMERLTTLLKQRPDVDVLCFQFPGTPITNKGLRYLKGMRLGQIMARDTAIDCDLIADELSEFSFRKWDLTPQLNEAGLLAYLEKLRTGDVLTIRPEQVSPSFAVRLSDSKVRHLVIQGSTAAELPKIDVLTKLTNLSDLTFDFVDDIPPAYLRELRERMPLLGTRHNDQFTRPDINAVRSKLKEGMILAHGRNVPLAAEVPASYRLEFSARRVSGENGVGVMFQIGQNSGVVTFSGWGESGGMTGLALVDGVNVPDSPDMIAGDLFADGKDHRIMLRVTPTTVNATVDKMALIQWDGDPSLLTPFGYLKGNPTPLYLLTHSDFFISDLRFEAIDTVEGKELEN
- a CDS encoding CARDB domain-containing protein; this encodes MELLEQRSLLSAISVSTLADSVDPADGVTSLREAVAAANERPGDDTITFDASLYADQPNVIRLTNGQLEISDTAGKTSIIGPGSERLQISGSSLDRIFSIQPDVDAQISGLTLTDGVAAQGGAVFNSGRLQFSDVRLTNNSAEGAEGRRGTKGSDMTRTPDPGRPGLAAGNGLDAAGGAVFNDGDLRIVDSLFSENSAVGGSGGQGGDGGIGGRDSIKGYPGGRGGQGGDGGSARGGAIFNSASATLHVEDTGFAGNAAIGGDGGAGGNGGRGGSKKVGGPGGNGGLAGDSGDAFGGGIYNDGTLAVRSLQFTSGQVVAGQAGSPGNGGLPGAGDYGQGSRGDDGSSGTAGTAQSANIHGSFTELPEDDSSGNDTPVYTMSEAVSFNGNNFIDIDQAPPSSGTILLQFQTNQTQNYGAILGHFNHAASGHRIYLHIKGADLYARLGSGNEHMVAANVADGQWHSVGFIYGSTANIGSAQVYVDGKLGASFTPPSVSLVTTPEFMLGATPATVKGQPQLHFKGKIREVEVYDWILPESRFIDDPAPVKLPDLSGKFFQASTAAVQPGETISVVYEIQNEGESRADSFKVNFYVSDDGLITPDDILLHTANISGLDAEGSTGRRTAPLTLPADFSSLDDFFTIGMLVDAADDISESDESNNSNVGVGLDKMTLDLDTTTDSPLPPTSPPADLTVTGTNNQQPTFRWEAVANADRYELWVFNLDTGHRVIHQTSLRTTSFQPSQDISRGRTVVWVRAGNAAGWGTWSNAERIFIGLQPPGQVEVYASASVSEPRPPLSWSIDPSAQRYELWVNHVSTGNLAIHKTDLTSATFTPEVNLESGTYRMWVRAINEAGFGKWSRPADFTVTASTAPQTPSLTTTFRVNTPRPEFSWEGSTDADVYELWVHDLATGQKIIHRNDLHSETYVPTFDLNGGEYRYWVRAGNSVGWSEWSAPRDVQVGTPPTQVVLTEVTNLPNGRAEISWQAATTADTYELWVNNSDTGQLVLHERNLTATSFESNSPLPAGTYTVWVRAHNESGPGRWSDSLKFEVTTNSSLPAVTFGSQPLSGSTTFDAHVRWNSVFGGTRYEFRIEGIRANNIEYQYSSTTDQTMVMVDMEAAGLRVGEYSLQVRAIRNATVGTWSSPLKFYYPGKWPVQAYNGWILGRNTD